The window CTGATACCCATAAAATTCTCCATCAGCTGATAGGAAGAAATGACGCTCCTTTTATCTACGAGCGGGCAGGAAACACCTGGCTGTACTATATGATCGACGAATTCCAGGACACCTCTGCCCTGCAATGGAACAATTTCAGGCCGCTTATTGCCAACAGCCTGGGTGAGGGAAAGACCAGCCTGGTGGTAGGCGATGTAAAACAGTCCATTTACCGCTGGAGAAACAGCGACTGGCGTATTCTGGCGCGGGAAATCGCACGGAACTTTCCCGGCCGCAGTAAAACGGAATTCCTTCCGGTAAACAGGCGGAGTGTCAGAAACATTGTAGAATTCAACAACGATTTCTTCACCGGGGCAATGGAGTGCCTTAAAAACAAATTCTGTGAGGAAACCGGTCTGCCCCCTGATGATGATCTGGTAAAATTCATGGCCGAAGCTTACCGGGATTGCCGGCAGAAGGTAGCTGAAGAGAAGATGCAGACAACAGGATTTGTGAGGATGGAAATCTTTGATGTTAGGGAGGAAGAATCGCGCACTCCCCTGAGGCTGGTGCAGACCATAAACGAACTGTTTTCCGCAGGATACCGGCCTGAAGACATTGCGATTCTTGTACGGACGAAAGATGAAGCCGAAGCGGCGGCCTCCTGGCTTCTGAACCCTGCCAGCTACGGGCCGGGTACTGCACCGCCCGGCATCATTACCGAGGAAGCCATTCTGCTCAGCCAGTCACCGGTGGTGCGGGTCCTGTGCAGTCTTCTGCGCTACCTGAAAAATCCGGATGACCAGCTGAACAACCTCAACCTGCTCAATGAGTTGTTCCTTTACCTGGGCATGGAACTTCCCGGCGGGAAAAAGTATCCGCCCGTTACCTTCACCAGAGAAACCGCAGAAAGCTTTCTGCCGCCGGAGTTTGTAAGTCAGACAGCCGAACTGAAAAAACTGCCCCTGCAGATTCTCTGCGGCCGGCTTGCTTCCCTCTTCGGCCTTGACCGGAAAGAACAACAGGAACCCTACCTGCACGCCTTCATGGATCAGGTGAATACAGCTGTGAGGAAAGGGATTTCTGATGTGTACGGTTTTCTTGATTTCTGGGACAAAAAGGCGGATGAACTCTCGCTCACCATCCCCGAAAAATCAAATGCTGTGCGGATTATGACCATCCACAAAGCCAAAGGCCTCGAATTCCCGGTTGTTATCCTGCCTGACCCTGTCTGGAATCTCGACCATAATCCAACCCAGACCACCTTTCTGTGGATACATCAAAACCTTGTCGGAGGCGAAGAAGGCACCTGGTTTCCTGTACGGTACAGCAAACAGCTTGCACAAACCGATTTCAGGGAAGCATATTTCACCGAAAAAATGCAGACGTATGTGGACAACCTCAACCTGCTGTACGTTGCATTTACCCGCGCCCGCGAAGGCCTTGTTGTTATTTCCGACAAAGAAAGCAGGTATTATCATGCGCGGAAACTAATCCTCGACGTCTGCAACCTCCTGGATGGCACCTCACTGCAGAAACGGGAGGAAGAAGGAAGAACCATCTTCTTCAGAGGCTCCTTTCCTGAGCGCAGAACAACACCCGCCTCAGAAGAAGAAGCTTTGCCCTTGCAGGAAAAAGGAAGCCTCTTTACCAACCGGTTCCCTCTTCTGGTAAAGAAAAATGCATCAGAGTATTTCTCCGAACAGGGCGAACCTGTCCACACGGCACGCGATGAAGGAAAACTGATGCATGCCCTTCTGGCCGGAATCCGGCATGCAGAGGATGCCGGTACGGTGGTGCAAAAGGCGGTTATGGAAGGGAAAATAGCAAAACGGGAAGCCCCGGAATTGAAACACCGCATAACATCGATGCTGGCCGACCCCGAAATGGCAGAATATTTCACCGGCGCTTGGAGAATATACACCGAAAATGACATCCTGCTTCCCGGAGGAGAAACCAGGCGTCCCGACAGAATCGTGGCCAACGGAAAAGAAACCGTTGTTATTGACTACAAATTTGGCGAAGAAACCAGCGCTTCCCATACCCGGCAGGTAAAGGAATACATGAATCTGCTGGCAGGGGCCGGATTTCCGTCTCCCCGGGGCATTGTCTGGTACCCTCTCCTGAACCGGAAAGAACGGATAGCCCTATGAAAGCGGTAACCACATATCCCTGGGGCACCGAAAGGCGCTTTAATGCCTACCCCGACTATTTCCGGAAGCTGTTTGGCGGAAGGGTGCAGAAAGTGTCGGTTGATGCCGGACTCACCTGTCCCAACCGCGATGGCAGTAAAGGTACCGGAGGATGTACCTTCTGCAACAACGACGCCTTCAACCCTTCCTACTGCCGGCCCGCACTTCCCGTCAAACAGCAAATCAGCGAGGGAATCCGTTTTCACCGTTTCCGCTACCGCAGGGCAGGAAGGTACCTGGCCTACTTTCAGACCTTTTCCAATACCTACGCGCCTTTACCCCGGCTTAAGCAACTGTATGAAGAGGCCCTGTCCTGTGAAGGGGTCATCGGGCTTATCATCAGCACCCGGCCCGATTGTGTTGATGCCGGCGTACTCGACTACCTGGCCTCCCTGGCAGAAAAATACTATGTGGCTGTTGAATACGGAATCGAATCGGTGCGCGATGAAACCCTGCTGAGGGTTAACCGCCGGCATACGTTCAGCGACGCACTGAAGGCCCTTGACCTCACCCGGCAAAGAGGCCTGCCTGCCGGAGCCCATTTTATCATCGGCCTTCCGGGCGAAAATAACCACACCATACTGCAGGATATCAGCATTATTGCTGACCTTCCGCTCGATACAGTGAAATTCCACCAGCTTCAGGTTTTTGAAAATACCAAACTGGCCGAAGAGTACCGAAGGCATGCATACTCCCTCTACCTGCCTCCCCTTGAGGAATACCTGCACCTGATGGTTCAGCTTGCCGAACGGCTGAATCCGGACATAGTGATCGAGCGCATTGCCTCCGAGGTGCCTCCCCGCTTTCTTGTCAACCCGGGCTGGGGCGCCGTACGGTACGACGAAATTCAGCGCCGGTTTGAACGCCTGCTCGAGGAAAAACAAACCTGGCAGGGACGCTTGTACGAAAAAAAATCCATTATTGACCAACATCAGAATCGTTGATATGCCCCAACCTTTTCTCAGAGAAGTAGCCGACCACATTTACCGCCACC is drawn from Bacteroidales bacterium and contains these coding sequences:
- a CDS encoding UvrD-helicase domain-containing protein, producing LYTIQTLTRNFYVWAILSDLAELLHEYLAEQNLHLLSDTHKILHQLIGRNDAPFIYERAGNTWLYYMIDEFQDTSALQWNNFRPLIANSLGEGKTSLVVGDVKQSIYRWRNSDWRILAREIARNFPGRSKTEFLPVNRRSVRNIVEFNNDFFTGAMECLKNKFCEETGLPPDDDLVKFMAEAYRDCRQKVAEEKMQTTGFVRMEIFDVREEESRTPLRLVQTINELFSAGYRPEDIAILVRTKDEAEAAASWLLNPASYGPGTAPPGIITEEAILLSQSPVVRVLCSLLRYLKNPDDQLNNLNLLNELFLYLGMELPGGKKYPPVTFTRETAESFLPPEFVSQTAELKKLPLQILCGRLASLFGLDRKEQQEPYLHAFMDQVNTAVRKGISDVYGFLDFWDKKADELSLTIPEKSNAVRIMTIHKAKGLEFPVVILPDPVWNLDHNPTQTTFLWIHQNLVGGEEGTWFPVRYSKQLAQTDFREAYFTEKMQTYVDNLNLLYVAFTRAREGLVVISDKESRYYHARKLILDVCNLLDGTSLQKREEEGRTIFFRGSFPERRTTPASEEEALPLQEKGSLFTNRFPLLVKKNASEYFSEQGEPVHTARDEGKLMHALLAGIRHAEDAGTVVQKAVMEGKIAKREAPELKHRITSMLADPEMAEYFTGAWRIYTENDILLPGGETRRPDRIVANGKETVVIDYKFGEETSASHTRQVKEYMNLLAGAGFPSPRGIVWYPLLNRKERIAL
- a CDS encoding TIGR01212 family radical SAM protein (This family includes YhcC from E. coli K-12, an uncharacterized radical SAM protein.), whose amino-acid sequence is MKAVTTYPWGTERRFNAYPDYFRKLFGGRVQKVSVDAGLTCPNRDGSKGTGGCTFCNNDAFNPSYCRPALPVKQQISEGIRFHRFRYRRAGRYLAYFQTFSNTYAPLPRLKQLYEEALSCEGVIGLIISTRPDCVDAGVLDYLASLAEKYYVAVEYGIESVRDETLLRVNRRHTFSDALKALDLTRQRGLPAGAHFIIGLPGENNHTILQDISIIADLPLDTVKFHQLQVFENTKLAEEYRRHAYSLYLPPLEEYLHLMVQLAERLNPDIVIERIASEVPPRFLVNPGWGAVRYDEIQRRFERLLEEKQTWQGRLYEKKSIIDQHQNR